One Numenius arquata chromosome 13, bNumArq3.hap1.1, whole genome shotgun sequence genomic region harbors:
- the CDT1 gene encoding DNA replication factor Cdt1 gives MAQLRLTDFFGRTKAAAGAPVKRGGGRRLKAALAGPPVHREMEEDGAPEGLSAHPPPLPGSPRTPSRGGSPAVRGLAGRKRSRREMEAESPAGARAGEPSGKSARKRLEMHRDAEPGPPAADTDPSPLATACPPTPPSSDLAADPLASTTCSPGHGQDGGTQPGTAPPGTTRRLEREDLAGLRCRLQRVKALAQLAQLPPIPTGATTDLRSRLEQVRQLELRIREKKAESRAAAGAQPSGDTESTAPAAEAGEKSPAYQRFHTLAQDLPPGLTLPYKFKVLAEMFRSVDTIAGMLFNRAETITFAKVKQGVQDMMRKQFEERHMGQIKAVYPTSYRLRQEKNIPTFGNGMKKSNYQLTLEPVLGEEEKVDGRPHLSASRLLERRKEFHRNLVNIVKQHHKAFLAALRPPMVVPEEKLTRWHPRFNVDEVPDISPAELPQPPQEDRLTTAQEVLSTARGMLTPKMEKALANLALRTAEASAGEPVVSKAPSPASTSSALKGVSQALLERIRAKEAQKLQALMTRDPRQEERLAMLGRLPAMARILRNVFVAEKKQALTMEVACARMAESYNTQMSPGEMEKHLRLFAELLPDWVGIHAIRTDTYIKLDKGKDLGLITERLTKAVKEAEAL, from the exons ACGAAGGCGGCCGCCGGAGCCCCGGTCaagcgcggcggcggccgccggctcAAGGCCGCCCTTGCCGGGCCCCCGGTGCACCGGGAGATGGAGGAGGACGGTGCCCCGGAGGGGCTCAGCGCccacccgccgccgctgcccggctcGCCCCGCACCCCGTCCCGCGGCGGCTCCCCGGCGGTACGGGGGCTGGCGGGCAGGAAGCGGAGCCGCCGTGAGATGGAAGCGGAGTCGCCGGCTGGGGCTCGAGCCGGGGAGCCCAGCGGGAAGTCGGCGCGGAAGAGGCTGGAGATGCACCGGGACGCGGAGCCGGGGCCGCCGGCCGCG GACACCGACCCCTCGCCTCTGGCCACTGCTTGTCCCCCGACGCCACCCTCATCAGACCTGGCAGCGGACCCCCTGGCCAGCACCACCTGCTCACCTGGCCATGGACAGGATGGGGGGACacagcccggcacagccccccCAGGGACAACCAGACGCTTGGAGCGG gaaGACCTGGCCGGGCTGCGGTGCCGCCTGCAGAGGGTGAAGGCGCTGGCACAGCTGGCCCAGCTGCCACCCATCCCCACCGGGGCCACCACCGACCTGCGGAGCCGTCTGGAGCAAGTGCGGCAGCTGGAGCTGCGGATCCgtgagaagaaagcagaaagcagagctgcagcgGGAGCACAGCCGTCTGGGGACACCGAGTCAACAGCTCCTGCGGCAGAGGCTGG TGAGAAGTCCCCTGCCTACCAGCGGTTCCACACCCTCGCCCAGGACCTGCCCCCGGGGCTCACACTGCCCTACAAGTTCAAGGTGCTGGCAGAGATGTTCCGCAGCGTGGACACCATCGCCGGGATGCTCTTCAACCGTGCCGAGACCATCACCTTTGCCAAGGTCAAGCAGGGGGTGCAGGACATGATGCGCAA GCAGTTTGAGGAGCGGCACATGGGGCAGATCAAGGCAGTGTACCCCACCTCATACAGGCTGCGCCAGGAAAAGAACATCCCCACTTTTGGCAATGGCATGAAGAAGTCCAACTATCAGCTCACGCTggagccggtgctgggggaag AGGAGAAAGTGGATGGCCGCCCACACTTGTCGGCATCGCGCTTGCTGGAGCGCAGGAAGGAGTTCCACCGCAACCTGGTGAACATCGTCAAGCAGCACCACAAG GCATTCCTGGCTGCTCTCAGGCCTCCCATGGTGGTGCCAGAGGAGAAGCTGACCCGCTGGCATCCCCGCTTCAACGTGGACGAGGTGCCGGACAtcagcccagcagagctgccgcAGCCCCCCCAGGAGGACAGGCTGACCACGGCCCAGGAGGTGCTGAGCACGGCTCGGGGGATGTTGACCCCAAAG ATGGAAAAAGCTCTTGCCAACCTGGCCCTAAGAACCGCTGAAGCCAGTGCGGGGGAACCGGTGGTTTCCAAAGCACCGTCCCCTGCCAGCACCTCCAGTGCTCTGAAAGGGGTGTCCCAGGCGCTGCTCGAGAGG ATCCGGGCCAAGGAGGCGCAGAAGCTGCAGGCACTGATGACGCGGGACCCGCGGCAGGAGGAGCGGCTCGCCATGCTGGGGCGGCTGCCGGCCATGGCCCGCATCCTGCGCAACGTCTTCGTGGCCGAGAAGAAGCAGGCGCTGACCATGGAGGTGGCTTGTGCCCGCATGGCCGAAAGCTACAACACACAGATGTCTCCTG GGGAGATGGAGAAACACTTGCGCCTCTTCGCAGAGCTGCTGCCCGACTGGGTGGGGATCCATGCCATCAGGACGGACACATACATCAAACTGGACAAAGGGAAGGACCTCGGCCTCATCACGGAGAGGCTCACCAAggcagtgaaggaagcagaagccCTCTAA
- the APRT gene encoding adenine phosphoribosyltransferase isoform X2: protein MSEERLRRVRDRVRPFPDFPVPGVLFRDISPLLKDPAAFRTLIDLLEDHLRASFPQIDFIAGLDSRGFLIGPPLAQRLGIGFVPIRKKGKLPGATESVSYALEYGKAELEIQRDAVEPGQKVVIVDDLLATGGERRSEKLKSIPFYSLLQYD, encoded by the exons ATGAGCGAGGAACGGCTGCGGCGGGTGCGGGACCGGGTGCGGCCCTTCCCCGACTTCCCGGTGCCCGGCGTGCTTTTCCG CGATATCAGCCCCTTGCTGAAGGATCCTGCAGCTTTCAGGACTTTGATTGATCTTCTGGAAGATCATTTGAGGGCATCTTTCCCCCAAATCGACTTTATTGCAG GCCTGGACTCCCGTGGCTTCCTCATAGGCCCCCCCTTGGCTCAGAGACTGGGGATCGGCTTCGTGCCGATACGGAAAAAGGGGAAGCTTCCTGGTGCAACCGAATCGGTCTCCTACGCCCTTGAGTATGGCAAG GCTGAACTTGAAATCCAGAGGGACGCCGTGGAACCGGGACAAAAAGTAGTTATTGTAGATGACTTGCTTGCAACTGGAGGTGAGAGAA GGTCAGAAAAGCTCAAGTCCATCCCTTTCTACTCTCTGCTGCAGTATGACTGA
- the APRT gene encoding adenine phosphoribosyltransferase isoform X1 has protein sequence MSEERLRRVRDRVRPFPDFPVPGVLFRDISPLLKDPAAFRTLIDLLEDHLRASFPQIDFIAGLDSRGFLIGPPLAQRLGIGFVPIRKKGKLPGATESVSYALEYGKAELEIQRDAVEPGQKVVIVDDLLATGGTMCAACELMKRLKAEVLECLVIIELKLLKGSEKLKSIPFYSLLQYD, from the exons ATGAGCGAGGAACGGCTGCGGCGGGTGCGGGACCGGGTGCGGCCCTTCCCCGACTTCCCGGTGCCCGGCGTGCTTTTCCG CGATATCAGCCCCTTGCTGAAGGATCCTGCAGCTTTCAGGACTTTGATTGATCTTCTGGAAGATCATTTGAGGGCATCTTTCCCCCAAATCGACTTTATTGCAG GCCTGGACTCCCGTGGCTTCCTCATAGGCCCCCCCTTGGCTCAGAGACTGGGGATCGGCTTCGTGCCGATACGGAAAAAGGGGAAGCTTCCTGGTGCAACCGAATCGGTCTCCTACGCCCTTGAGTATGGCAAG GCTGAACTTGAAATCCAGAGGGACGCCGTGGAACCGGGACAAAAAGTAGTTATTGTAGATGACTTGCTTGCAACTGGAG GTACCATGTGTGCAGCCTGTGAGCTGATGAAGAGGCTGAAGGCTGAAGTCCTGGAGTGCCTGGTGATCATAGAGTTAAAACTCCTGAAAGGGTCAGAAAAGCTCAAGTCCATCCCTTTCTACTCTCTGCTGCAGTATGACTGA